A region of the Geomonas subterranea genome:
TTCAAATTCATGGGCTACCAGACCAACGCCCTCGCCGGCGGCGACGCCGGGGACATCCTCCGCAAAGACGCTCACTCCGGCTTCTTCGCCGAGCAGCGTGCCCGCATCATGTACATCGCCAAAGCCAACGATAACCTGAAGCTCGTCACCCACTTCGAACTCGACACCCGCTTCGGCGGCATTGCAAGCGGCTACAAAGGGACCACACAGAATGCAACCGGTACCGTCGGCAACGACTCCGGCAACCTCGACGCCGACCAGCTGACCCTCGAGACCAAGAACATCTACCTCGATTTCAACGAGCCGAACACAGGCGCGAACTTCAAGGTCGGTATGCAGCCATGGGCCGATGCCTACGGCAGCCTCTTCCTGCTGGCTGACATGACCGGCGCCATCGGCACCAAGAAAGTCGACAACTTCACCGGCTCGCTCGGCTGGTTCCGCTTCGACGACAACACCGCTGCCAACGCCGCCTCCGGCCCGGGCCAGCTTACCGCAGACCTGATCGTCGCTGACGGCAAGTTCGCAATCAGCAAGGACCTCACCGTTGGCGCGACCTACTACAACATCCAGAACGACACCGGTAACTCCTCGGGACCGACCGCACCTGCCCTCTCCGTTCCGAACTACGAGTTGCTGCACATGGTCGGCGTAAACGCCGACATCAACGTCGGTCCGGCCAACATCAAGCCGTTCGCCGCGTACCAGTGGGGCGAGCAGACCGGTGCTAAAGACATCAGCGCCTACATGTTTGGCGCCGTCGCCAAGGTGAAGACCGGCCCCGGCGCTGTCAACCTCTCCGGCTTCTACCTCTCCGGCGACAAGGGCGGCACCAACAACAACGCCTTCCAAACAGTTGCCGCGAGCACCACCTACTTCAACCCGGCCAACATGTGGATCTTGGTTCGTCCCAACCAAGCTATCAATACCTCCACCTCCGTCACCAACAACGACCTGACGGCCGGCGGCCGCGGCGCCATCGGCGTATTCGCCGGCTACGAGGGAACTACGGGCAAGGTGTTCTACAATGCCAACGCTGGCTACATGAGGACAGCGGAGGCTCGTGGCACCGAGAAGAAGTCCCTCGGCACCGAGGTTAACGCACAGGTCGGCTACAAGGTCTTTGACAACCTGACTGCCAGTGTTGCCGCCGCTTACGCCTTCCTCGGCGACGGCCTCAGTGGCAAGACCGGGGACCTGATTGTAAAGGCCACGACCCCGAAGACTGCCTACTACGGTGCAGCTGATGCCGACAACCCCTACCTGTTCAACGTACAGCTGAGCTACGCATTCTAGGAAACTCCCTGCCTGTAATGACAGGGGTTGACACACCAGAACCGGCAAGCCGGAGGGGCGACTCTCCGGCTTGTTTTTTTATACTCCCTTATGCCTTTTCAGCCCCAGCTCGCCCTCTACTGCTTTACCCCGTCCACCTGTTTCCCACACTGAGTTCTCGCCCTACTGAGCCAGTAGTCCCCCTTTCAGAGATTTTGCCCCTGCGTGTTGACAAGCAGACCTTCTATGGTTCAATCATTATGTTTTTCTAACGATATCTGTTAAAGGAGCTAACGTATGAGAAAGATGGCAATGATGCTGGCTGCAGGCCTTTTTATGCTGTCTTCGGTACCGGCTTACGCCCAGGCAGCGGCAGACCAGAAGGATGAATGCCTGCTGGCGTCGAGAAACTGCATGAACCAGGTCGATGACATCCAGCAGCGCATCCACAAACTGAACAAGGAGATCCAAAAGGGAACCAGGGTCTACAGTCCGCAGGAACTGAGAAAACTGCAGGACAAGCTCAAGGAGGCGGACGACATCCTGCGCAACCTGGAGCGTCCTGACAGCTAAAGGGAAGCTCGTACCGGAGGGGGCCCCTGACAAGAGAACCGTTCGGAAAGGAGCACACCATGAAAAGGGCGATAGTGATAGTGACGGGAGCTTTAGTGATGGCGGCAAGCACAGGCGCTTTCGCGGAGCAGACACAGGGGGGGAAGGACGAATGCCTGCTCTTGTCGCAAAACTGCAGGGACCAGGTCGACGACATCCACGCGCGGATGCAACGCCTGAACAAGGAAATACAGAAGGGGACCAGGGTCTACTCCCCCAAGGAATTGGAGCAACTGCGCCAGAAACTTGCGGAAGCGCAGGAGATGCTGAGATCAATGGAGAAACCCGGCCGGTGACCCATTCGCAGTCCCCTAAAGCCGACCATGTAGAGCCGGGAAAAGAGGCGGACCAACGGTCCGCTTTTTTTATCGCCGCGCCCGCCCCGAAGCTGCACTGAAAGCGCCTCCACAGGGCATGAAACCGTTTGACTAATGAGGACTGCTCTGCGATAATTCGGCGTCTTAAATCCCCCCCGAAAGCGGAGCAATCTATGAAAAGATCACTCGTTTCCACCCTGATCCTCCTTGGCTCGCTGCTGGCAGCCACCGCGGCGTCAGCCTCGACCATCCGCGCCTATATCGCCGAATTCGCAGTCTCACCTGCCGACAACAACAGCCTCAAAAATACTCTGCAGCGTCTTCTGGCTACGCGTCTGGCAGGCGACGACATCGTGACCGTCGACAGCGCCGCCGAGGCGGATGTCATCGTCTCAGGCAGCTACACGACGCTCGGCAAGATGTTCAGCCTGGACGCCATCGCCAAGAGCGCCGGCGGGAAGCAGCTCTCCACCGCCTTCGAGCAGGGGGAGAGCGTCGACCTGCTCATCCCGGCCGTGGGCAAGATCTCCGGGAAACTTAAGGGTGACATCGTCAGGCAGTTCCAGCATCCTGCGACCGCGCTCCCCGCCGAGGGAACCAAGGCTCCGCGCGCCGAGATCGTGCGGCCGTCGGTCTCCCAGGAAGTGGTGAAGGCGCCCTCGTCGGAAATCGTGCGCAGCGAAGCTACCGCAGGGTGGATCAGCCAGCGCCTTTCCGGCATCTACAGCGGCGTCGCCACCTGGGGAACCAAGGAGTTCGTGGCCGCCGACAGCAAGGGGATCCACCTGTACCGCCCCGGCGCGAAACTCGACCTGGTCACCGAGGTCATCCTCCCCGACCGCATGAAGGTTCTGGGGCTGGACGCCATGGGACCGGAGGCGAACGGGCGGGTACTGCTGTTCGTCACCATCATGGACCGCGAGAGCATCGCCTCCAGGATCTACGCCCTGCAAAACGACACTCTCAAGGTGGTCGCAGAAGACGTACCGTACATGTTCCGCACCATCGCCCCCTATGGCGGTCCGAAGAAACTCTACGCCCAGCAGATGGGACGCAACGACGACTTCTACGGCGACGTGTACGAGGCCAGCATCGTCGACAAAGGCGTGAAGCTCGCCAACCCGATCAAGATGCCGCGCTTTGCCAACATCTTCAATTTCAACATGTTCCGTGACCAGTCCGGCAAGAGCTACCTGACCGCCTTCAGCGACAGCGGCTACCTGCTGGTCTACTCCGACACCGGTGAAGAACTCTGGAGGAGCTCCGACAAATTCGGCGGATCCGAGACCTACTTCCAGCGCAGGGACTGGGAAAACGAAAGAACCAACATGACCCCCTTCCGTACCCGGTTCATCGAACAGCGCATCACGGTGACCGACAAGGGCGAGATCCTGGTGCCGCAGAACTCAGGCTTCTTCGTGCTCGGCAACCTGCGCTCCTACTCCAAGTACTCCGTGGTCAATTTCGCCTGGAACGGCTCCTCCCTCGAGGAGAAATGGCGCACCAAGCAGAGCCAGAACTACCTGGCCGACTACTCCTACAACCCCGTATCCAAGGAGCTGGTACTCCTCGAGGTGGCCCAGAAGGATGTCTTCGGCGGCAAGGGGGGAAGCGTGGTGCGGGTGCTGGGCATCGAATAGGCTGAAGGCGGGGGGAATGTCTTGACTTCCCCCCGCCATACTGTTACGATTCCTCGTTTTTTGCCACCTTTTGCCGGACTGCCGGTACTCCCGGACGTTAGGACGACCCGTGACCAACCCCGCATGCATTGAAGCACCCCTCCCCAAAGGGGTAAGCGATTTTCTCCCGGAAACTGCCGACAAGATCACCTTCATCGC
Encoded here:
- a CDS encoding porin, translated to MSFQKKLLAFAAVSALSAATAVPAMALENEFHGMFKFMGYQTNALAGGDAGDILRKDAHSGFFAEQRARIMYIAKANDNLKLVTHFELDTRFGGIASGYKGTTQNATGTVGNDSGNLDADQLTLETKNIYLDFNEPNTGANFKVGMQPWADAYGSLFLLADMTGAIGTKKVDNFTGSLGWFRFDDNTAANAASGPGQLTADLIVADGKFAISKDLTVGATYYNIQNDTGNSSGPTAPALSVPNYELLHMVGVNADINVGPANIKPFAAYQWGEQTGAKDISAYMFGAVAKVKTGPGAVNLSGFYLSGDKGGTNNNAFQTVAASTTYFNPANMWILVRPNQAINTSTSVTNNDLTAGGRGAIGVFAGYEGTTGKVFYNANAGYMRTAEARGTEKKSLGTEVNAQVGYKVFDNLTASVAAAYAFLGDGLSGKTGDLIVKATTPKTAYYGAADADNPYLFNVQLSYAF